ATACCCTTCCTCACGAATCATTGTTTTAGATATACATGGTGAATATGCGAAAGCATTATCTGACCGGGCTAAAATTTTCACTGTTGGAGCAGATGAATCAAAAGGAGAGAAAGAATTACAAATACCTTTCTGGGCATTAAACTTCGAAGAATTTATAAAATTTGCATTTGGAAATCTCGACAATTCTAAATTCGTAACCATTTCTGACTGGATTATAAAACTAAAAAAAGAATCACTTGAAAACCAGCAAATAGAAGGTGTATCAGAAGAAAATATTACTGTAGACCACCCCACACCTTTTTGTCTTCATAAACTATGGTATGAGCTTTATAAAAAAGATTTTAGGACTATCAGGCCAAGTCCGAACACATCATCAACCAATTTAGACTTAGCTTTTGCAACAGCCAATGATGGAAATGAACTTAAAGGGGATGCAATGCAAGCTATCCCTCCAGTTTTTTTATCCATTAAAACTACAGGACCACGCGAGGAACAAATACAATGGGGGCCTGAACCAATTGGAATTCGTCAACAATTAGCAACCCTTGGGTCCAAACTCCGTGACCCACGATATAATTTTATATGCAACCCCGGCAAATGGAAACCAAGCATAGATGGTGTTGTGGATAATGACTTGGATATACTTCTACACGACTGGCTTAACAACGAGAAGCCTATAACAATTTTAGATCTTTCAGGCATACCATCAGCAATACTTGATGATATGATTGGTGCAGTGTTAAGGGTCATTTATGACGCTGTTTTTTGGGGAAGAAATCTCCCTGAAGGCTGTAGAGAACGTCCTCTTCTAATAACACTTGAAGAAGCTCATGCTTATTTAAATAAAGAGCATTCTGGAGCTGCTGCGACAATTGTTCGTAAAATTGCAAAAGAAGGACGAAAGTATGGTGTGGGTATGATGGTTGTAAGTCAACGTCCATCTGAAATTGATTCTACCATACTATCACAATGCGGAACACTGATAGCCATGCGGCTTGCAAATAGCGTAGACCGAGGGCATATTACAGGAGCTACGTCTGACAACCTTAAAGGATTACTTGACATTTTGCCAATACTACGAACAGGAGAAGCAGTCATCGTAGGTGAAGCTGTAACACTTCCAATACGAACTTTAATAGCTCCACCTCCCCCAGAAAGAAGACCTGATAGTAGTGATCCTAAAGTAGTAATTAGAGAGACTGATAGCAATGAATTTGAAGGACCTGGCGGATGGAATCAAAGACCTGAGAACGAGAACTACAAGCCTATGGTTTATCAGTGGAGGGTTCAATCTGCAAAGTATGACCATGATATTTTTAACAAATTAATGAAAACAGATGGAGATAAGAATGAATGAGTGGATCTCAACACAAC
This portion of the Desulfovibrio sp. JC022 genome encodes:
- a CDS encoding ATP-binding protein, which codes for MINDPSFIGTVQDVSGTTITVALSEETVTGVCFVSGECYRVGQVGSFVRIPIGFMDLYGLVSQVGAGAAPVKDGESSPYGNRWLQVQLVGEGKRGESFERGISQHPTIDDKVHIVTEKDLKTIYGPGDPTDFVSIGHLASAENIPAYVDINKLITRHSAIVGSTGCGKSTTVAGLLTALSNPDEYPSSRIIVLDIHGEYAKALSDRAKIFTVGADESKGEKELQIPFWALNFEEFIKFAFGNLDNSKFVTISDWIIKLKKESLENQQIEGVSEENITVDHPTPFCLHKLWYELYKKDFRTIRPSPNTSSTNLDLAFATANDGNELKGDAMQAIPPVFLSIKTTGPREEQIQWGPEPIGIRQQLATLGSKLRDPRYNFICNPGKWKPSIDGVVDNDLDILLHDWLNNEKPITILDLSGIPSAILDDMIGAVLRVIYDAVFWGRNLPEGCRERPLLITLEEAHAYLNKEHSGAAATIVRKIAKEGRKYGVGMMVVSQRPSEIDSTILSQCGTLIAMRLANSVDRGHITGATSDNLKGLLDILPILRTGEAVIVGEAVTLPIRTLIAPPPPERRPDSSDPKVVIRETDSNEFEGPGGWNQRPENENYKPMVYQWRVQSAKYDHDIFNKLMKTDGDKNE